In one Kitasatospora cineracea genomic region, the following are encoded:
- a CDS encoding DUF3039 domain-containing protein, producing MSTLEPERGLGTGTLVEPVPQTSHGDGDHERFAHYVQKDKIMESALSGSPVVALCGKVWVPGRDPKKYPVCPMCKEIFDGLNNPGGDDKKD from the coding sequence ATGAGCACTCTTGAGCCCGAGCGCGGTCTCGGCACCGGCACCCTGGTCGAGCCCGTCCCGCAGACTTCGCACGGGGACGGCGACCACGAGCGCTTCGCCCACTACGTCCAGAAGGACAAGATCATGGAGAGCGCGCTCTCCGGGTCCCCCGTGGTGGCGCTGTGCGGCAAGGTCTGGGTGCCCGGGCGCGACCCGAAGAAGTACCCGGTCTGTCCGATGTGCAAGGAGATCTTCGACGGGCTGAACAACCCCGGCGGGGACGACAAGAAGGACTGA
- a CDS encoding S8 family serine peptidase, giving the protein MLGATALTAGVLFSGAPVASADQVRDGQWANSYFGLDKVWSVSKGDGVIVAVIDSGVDASHLDLTGSLLPGYDPEDQGRETKPTDEHGTGIASLIAGHGHGDGEGVVGLAPGVKILPVYRGEGNTMPKGIKWAVDHGAKVINISQVTTTSGPEDFVEAVSYALQHKVLIVAGSGNDAGAVRTPANTPGVLAVGAVDKNQKIWAKSNYGPELMLTAPGVGIVTAAPETVGSCRNPYCIGDGTSDATAYVSAAAALVYAKYPDLTAGQVANRLVKTAAAPAGVSQLPDSHYGYGTIQPYKALTANVPAGSAQGPLAAGAAAPSTGAETPKPKDSGGAGAGTGTGGLGSPEAVPGVQKSSSGSPLPLILGIGGALVVLIVVVTVIAVASSRKRNRAQNFQAQAGAAPYGAAPGWPPQQQPYGQQGHPGQQPPPPYGYPPQQPPYNNPYQDGNQSR; this is encoded by the coding sequence GTGCTCGGCGCGACCGCTCTGACAGCGGGCGTGCTGTTCTCGGGAGCGCCGGTGGCGTCGGCGGACCAGGTGCGGGACGGGCAGTGGGCCAACTCGTACTTCGGGCTGGACAAGGTGTGGTCGGTCAGCAAGGGCGACGGGGTGATCGTCGCGGTGATCGACAGCGGGGTCGACGCGAGCCACTTGGACCTGACGGGCTCGCTCCTGCCCGGGTACGACCCGGAAGACCAGGGGCGTGAGACCAAGCCGACCGATGAGCACGGGACGGGCATCGCGAGTCTGATCGCCGGTCACGGGCACGGCGACGGCGAGGGGGTGGTCGGTCTCGCGCCCGGGGTCAAGATCCTGCCGGTCTACCGGGGGGAAGGCAACACCATGCCGAAGGGCATCAAGTGGGCGGTCGACCACGGTGCCAAGGTCATCAACATCTCCCAGGTCACGACCACGAGTGGGCCGGAAGACTTCGTCGAGGCGGTGTCCTACGCACTCCAGCACAAGGTGCTGATCGTGGCCGGTTCCGGTAACGACGCCGGCGCGGTCCGCACCCCGGCGAACACCCCAGGTGTGTTGGCGGTCGGTGCCGTGGACAAGAACCAGAAGATCTGGGCGAAGTCGAACTACGGTCCCGAGCTCATGCTGACGGCACCCGGTGTCGGCATTGTGACAGCTGCCCCCGAGACGGTCGGCTCCTGCCGGAACCCGTACTGCATCGGCGACGGGACTTCGGATGCGACCGCCTATGTTTCTGCCGCGGCGGCCCTGGTGTACGCCAAGTACCCCGACCTCACGGCAGGACAGGTGGCCAATCGCCTGGTGAAGACCGCTGCCGCTCCGGCAGGTGTCTCCCAACTGCCGGACTCCCACTACGGGTACGGGACCATCCAGCCCTACAAGGCCCTGACAGCGAACGTTCCGGCCGGATCCGCACAGGGCCCCCTGGCTGCCGGCGCCGCTGCTCCTTCCACGGGCGCCGAGACGCCGAAGCCGAAGGACTCGGGCGGTGCCGGCGCGGGCACGGGCACGGGCGGGCTGGGTTCCCCCGAGGCGGTGCCGGGTGTTCAGAAATCGTCGTCGGGATCGCCCTTGCCCTTGATCCTGGGTATCGGTGGTGCTCTGGTCGTGCTGATCGTCGTGGTGACAGTGATCGCCGTGGCCAGTAGCAGGAAGCGAAACCGCGCGCAGAACTTCCAGGCCCAGGCCGGTGCAGCCCCGTACGGGGCTGCACCGGGGTGGCCCCCGCAGCAGCAGCCGTACGGTCAGCAGGGCCACCCGGGCCAGCAGCCTCCGCCGCCCTACGGCTACCCGCCGCAGCAGCCGCCTTATAACAACCCGTACCAGGACGGGAACCAATCGCGTTGA
- a CDS encoding beta-N-acetylhexosaminidase — translation MDLIPAPSHVQARTDAPPFVLHAGSRIAAAPGTGAAARRLRAELSAATGFDLDPAAAGQDGDLVLALDPELGAEEYRLSAAADAVRLTGGSAAGLAHAAQTLRQLLGPAAYRSAPLPGASWTVPAVEVRDAPRFGWRGAMLDVSRHFMPKAGVLRFIDQLAAHKLNVLHFHLTDDQGWRIEVKRYPKLTEVGGWRERSMVGYRAGKRRDDQPHGGYYTQDDLREIVAYAAARHITVVPEVDLPGHNQAAIAAYPELGNTDVVDTAALGTWTDWGVSENILNPSEATLRFYEHVLEEVLEIFPSTFVHLGGDECPKDQWKQSPAAQARIAELGLEDEFELQSHVIRHFDRWLAERGRRLIGWDEILEGGLAPGAAVSSWRGYLGGIAAANAGHDVVMCPEQHVYLDHRQADGEDEPVPVGWVRTLENVYRFEPVPPQLDGDAAAHVIGTQANIWTEFMDTGRDVDYKAFPRLAAFAEVAWSDLPRDPAARDWAGFERRMAGHYPRLDALGIEYRRPEGPRPWQRKPGIVGRPLAGPPGPSGENTAP, via the coding sequence ATGGACCTCATTCCTGCCCCGTCGCACGTCCAGGCCCGCACCGACGCCCCGCCCTTCGTCCTGCACGCCGGCTCCCGGATCGCCGCCGCCCCCGGCACCGGGGCCGCCGCCCGCCGGCTGCGCGCCGAGCTGTCCGCCGCCACCGGCTTCGACCTGGACCCGGCCGCCGCCGGGCAGGACGGCGACCTGGTGCTGGCGCTCGACCCGGAACTCGGCGCCGAGGAGTACCGGCTGAGCGCCGCGGCCGACGCCGTCCGGCTCACCGGCGGCAGCGCCGCGGGCCTGGCGCACGCCGCGCAGACCCTGCGCCAGCTACTCGGCCCCGCCGCGTACCGCAGCGCCCCGCTGCCCGGCGCGAGCTGGACGGTGCCCGCGGTGGAGGTCCGCGACGCGCCCCGGTTCGGCTGGCGCGGCGCCATGCTGGATGTCTCCCGGCACTTCATGCCCAAGGCCGGCGTGCTGCGCTTTATCGACCAGCTCGCCGCGCACAAGCTCAACGTCCTGCACTTCCACCTGACCGACGACCAGGGCTGGCGGATCGAGGTCAAGCGCTACCCGAAGCTCACCGAGGTCGGCGGCTGGCGCGAGCGCTCGATGGTCGGCTACCGGGCCGGGAAGCGGCGCGACGACCAGCCGCACGGCGGCTACTACACCCAGGACGACCTGCGCGAGATCGTCGCGTACGCGGCCGCCCGGCACATCACCGTCGTCCCCGAGGTCGACCTGCCCGGCCACAACCAGGCCGCCATCGCCGCGTACCCCGAGCTCGGCAACACCGACGTGGTCGACACCGCGGCGCTCGGCACCTGGACCGACTGGGGCGTCAGCGAGAACATCCTGAACCCCTCCGAGGCCACCCTGCGGTTCTACGAGCACGTGCTGGAGGAGGTGCTGGAGATCTTCCCCTCCACCTTCGTGCACCTCGGCGGCGACGAGTGCCCCAAGGACCAGTGGAAGCAGTCCCCGGCCGCGCAGGCCCGGATCGCCGAACTCGGCCTCGAGGACGAGTTCGAACTGCAGAGCCACGTCATCCGGCACTTCGACCGCTGGCTGGCCGAGCGCGGCCGCCGGCTGATCGGCTGGGACGAGATCCTGGAGGGCGGGCTGGCCCCCGGCGCCGCCGTCTCGTCCTGGCGCGGCTACCTGGGCGGGATCGCCGCCGCGAACGCCGGGCACGACGTGGTGATGTGCCCCGAGCAGCACGTGTACCTCGACCACCGGCAGGCCGACGGCGAGGACGAGCCGGTCCCGGTCGGCTGGGTGCGCACGCTGGAGAACGTCTACCGCTTCGAGCCCGTTCCGCCGCAGCTCGACGGGGACGCCGCCGCGCACGTCATCGGGACCCAGGCGAACATCTGGACCGAGTTCATGGACACCGGCCGGGACGTCGACTACAAGGCGTTCCCGCGGCTGGCCGCGTTCGCCGAGGTCGCCTGGTCCGACCTGCCGCGCGACCCGGCCGCGCGCGACTGGGCGGGCTTCGAGCGCCGGATGGCCGGCCACTACCCGCGGCTGGACGCGCTCGGCATCGAGTACCGCCGCCCGGAGGGACCGCGCCCCTGGCAGCGCAAGCCCGGCATCGTCGGCCGCCCGCTGGCCGGGCCGCCCGGACCGTCCGGCGAGAACACCGCCCCGTGA
- a CDS encoding S8 family serine peptidase, producing the protein MTHGRITRTLGTAALTAGILLGTLPTAPVASADQVRDGQWANSYFGLDRVWSVSKGDGVTVAVIDTGVKASHPDLTGSLLPGYDPGGQGRETKPTSEHGTGMASLIAGHGHGNGEGVVGLAPGAKILPIFHGDGGSMPKGIKWAVDHGAKVINISEVTDTAERDSFTEAVAYALQHKVLIVAGAGNDGGPVLPPADVPGVLAVGAVDKNRKVWPQSNSGPQLMLTAPGVDVVMAGTGGPGSCTSQYCMADGTSDSTAYVSAAAALVFAKYPDLTPGQVANRLVKTAAAPAGVSQLPDSRYGYGVIRPYEALTADIPTGSAQGPLAAAADTAATDSAGQAPADHRSPSAVQGIQQPSSGLSLPLIAGIGDGAVALLIVVIVVAAVASSRKRRRAQPLPSYQPLPSYQPVPVLPPHTAPPGWPPAQQPYGSPPGYPQQQAPYQGGGR; encoded by the coding sequence ATGACGCACGGCCGAATCACGCGAACACTGGGCACGGCCGCCCTGACCGCAGGCATCCTGCTCGGCACGCTGCCGACCGCGCCGGTGGCGTCGGCGGACCAGGTGCGGGACGGGCAGTGGGCCAACTCGTACTTCGGGCTGGACAGGGTGTGGTCGGTCAGCAAGGGCGACGGGGTGACCGTCGCGGTGATCGACACCGGCGTCAAGGCCAGTCACCCGGACCTGACCGGGTCGCTACTTCCGGGCTATGACCCGGGGGGCCAGGGCCGGGAGACCAAGCCGACCAGCGAGCACGGGACGGGCATGGCGAGTCTGATCGCCGGCCACGGGCACGGCAACGGCGAGGGGGTGGTCGGCCTCGCGCCCGGTGCCAAGATCCTGCCGATCTTCCACGGAGACGGCGGCTCCATGCCGAAGGGCATCAAGTGGGCGGTGGACCACGGTGCCAAGGTCATCAACATCTCCGAAGTCACGGACACGGCAGAGCGGGACTCCTTCACCGAGGCGGTGGCCTACGCCCTTCAGCACAAGGTGCTGATCGTGGCGGGTGCGGGCAACGACGGAGGTCCGGTCCTCCCTCCGGCCGATGTGCCCGGGGTGCTGGCCGTCGGCGCGGTCGACAAGAACCGGAAGGTCTGGCCCCAGTCGAACTCCGGTCCCCAACTCATGCTGACAGCGCCCGGCGTCGACGTGGTGATGGCTGGTACCGGCGGGCCGGGCTCCTGCACCTCGCAGTACTGCATGGCTGACGGAACTTCGGACTCCACTGCGTACGTCTCGGCCGCGGCGGCCCTGGTGTTCGCCAAATACCCAGACCTCACGCCGGGGCAGGTTGCCAACCGCCTGGTGAAGACCGCCGCGGCTCCCGCAGGTGTCTCCCAACTGCCGGACAGCCGCTACGGGTACGGTGTCATCCGCCCCTACGAGGCACTGACCGCGGACATTCCGACGGGCTCCGCCCAGGGCCCGCTCGCAGCCGCCGCCGACACCGCAGCCACGGACAGCGCTGGCCAGGCCCCGGCCGACCACCGCTCCCCTTCGGCCGTGCAGGGCATCCAACAGCCGTCGTCCGGCCTGTCATTGCCACTGATCGCAGGCATCGGCGACGGCGCGGTGGCGCTCCTGATCGTGGTGATCGTCGTGGCGGCAGTGGCGAGCAGCCGGAAGCGCAGGCGAGCCCAACCACTGCCCTCCTACCAACCACTGCCCTCCTACCAACCGGTCCCCGTCCTGCCGCCCCACACCGCCCCGCCGGGCTGGCCGCCCGCGCAGCAGCCGTACGGGTCGCCGCCGGGGTATCCACAGCAGCAGGCGCCCTACCAGGGCGGCGGCCGGTAG
- a CDS encoding FAD binding domain-containing protein — protein sequence MEHGGNLVNRTIMLPASVDEAVEALAATPGAVPVAGATDLMEAVNAGRLRPAALIGLGRITELRGWRYEDGGTAVLGAGLTHARMDRPDFAALIPALADAARTAGPPQVRNVGTLGGNVATGDPAGDTLPVLAALEATATLARAGSVRDVPISHLLTGLDPLRPGELLTWVRVPLLHAPQVFLKSTGRSGPARAAASVALVLDPARRGVRCAVGAVAPVPLRPLEAESWVAGCIDWDARGAEGAVLIDPAALAAFGEYVAGACVPEGGPHGEGAGSAATRLRRTVAVLARRALGRALK from the coding sequence ATGGAGCACGGTGGGAACCTGGTGAACCGGACGATCATGTTGCCGGCCTCGGTGGACGAGGCGGTCGAAGCGCTGGCCGCGACCCCGGGGGCGGTGCCGGTGGCGGGCGCCACCGACCTGATGGAGGCCGTCAACGCCGGGCGGCTGCGGCCCGCCGCCCTGATCGGACTCGGCCGGATCACCGAACTGCGCGGCTGGCGCTACGAGGACGGCGGCACCGCCGTCCTCGGCGCCGGACTCACCCACGCCCGGATGGACCGCCCCGACTTCGCCGCCCTCATCCCCGCCCTCGCCGACGCCGCCCGCACCGCCGGACCCCCGCAGGTGCGCAACGTCGGCACCCTCGGCGGCAACGTCGCCACCGGCGACCCGGCCGGCGACACCCTCCCGGTGCTCGCCGCCCTCGAAGCCACCGCCACCCTCGCCCGGGCCGGCAGCGTCCGCGACGTGCCGATCAGCCACCTGCTCACCGGACTCGACCCGCTGCGCCCCGGCGAACTGCTCACCTGGGTGCGGGTCCCGCTGCTGCACGCCCCCCAGGTGTTCCTCAAGTCCACCGGCCGCAGCGGCCCGGCCCGCGCCGCCGCCTCCGTCGCCCTGGTCCTCGACCCCGCCCGGCGCGGCGTGCGCTGCGCCGTCGGCGCCGTCGCCCCCGTCCCGCTGCGGCCGCTGGAGGCCGAGAGCTGGGTGGCCGGCTGCATCGACTGGGACGCCCGCGGCGCCGAGGGCGCGGTCCTGATCGACCCCGCCGCGCTCGCCGCGTTCGGCGAGTACGTGGCCGGAGCGTGCGTCCCCGAGGGCGGGCCGCACGGAGAGGGGGCGGGCTCGGCAGCGACCCGCCTGCGGCGTACCGTGGCGGTGCTGGCCCGCCGGGCACTGGGAAGGGCGCTCAAGTGA
- a CDS encoding YqgE/AlgH family protein: MSDMEAAPSLTGRLLVATPVLTDPNFARSVVLLLDHDAQGALGVVLNRPTPVDVAAVLDGWAPLAGDPAVLFQGGPVALDSALAVAVVPGEEQHGADPLGWRRVHGAIGLVDLEAPPEVLAGVLGGMRVFAGYSGWSPGQLEEEIAEGAWHLVDCEAGDVSCAEPDRLWREVLRRQRGPLAMLATYPDDPLLN; this comes from the coding sequence ATGTCAGACATGGAAGCGGCCCCCTCGCTCACCGGGCGACTGCTCGTGGCGACGCCCGTGCTGACCGACCCGAACTTCGCCAGGTCGGTGGTCCTGCTGCTCGACCACGACGCCCAGGGGGCGCTCGGGGTGGTGCTCAACCGGCCCACCCCGGTGGACGTGGCCGCCGTGCTGGACGGCTGGGCGCCCCTGGCGGGCGACCCGGCGGTGCTCTTCCAGGGCGGCCCGGTGGCCCTGGACTCCGCACTGGCGGTGGCCGTCGTCCCCGGCGAGGAGCAGCACGGCGCCGACCCGCTCGGCTGGCGCCGGGTGCACGGCGCGATCGGCCTAGTCGACCTGGAGGCGCCGCCCGAGGTGCTGGCCGGGGTGCTCGGCGGGATGCGGGTGTTCGCCGGCTACTCGGGCTGGTCGCCCGGGCAGCTGGAGGAGGAGATCGCCGAGGGCGCCTGGCACCTGGTCGACTGCGAGGCGGGCGACGTCTCCTGCGCCGAGCCGGACCGGCTCTGGCGGGAGGTGCTGCGCCGCCAGCGCGGGCCGCTGGCGATGCTCGCCACCTACCCCGACGACCCGCTGCTGAACTGA
- a CDS encoding xanthine dehydrogenase family protein molybdopterin-binding subunit: MTSATELPAAAPADHETGTTGLGTSPLRTDALPKALGIYPYAADLWAEGLLWGAVLRSPHPHARIVSVDTAPALAVPGVHAVVTAADLPGGPDSAPDGTPDGPLAADRPVLAAGVVRHHGEAVAAVAADHPDTARLAAAAILVEYEVLEPVTDPEAAFHAAPLHPGGNLFRHLPLRTGDPDAVGEIVVEGLYQVGRQDPAPIGAEAGLAVPRPDGGVELHLSSTDPHGDRDRTAACLGLDPDRVRLVVTGVPGATGDREDLSFQVTLALLALRTGRPVKMALTRAESFQAHNTRHPALLRYRHHADAEGRLVKVEAQILLDGGAYADVSAEALAAAVAFSVGPYTCPNVFVDAWAVRTNNPPAGRMRGEGALQTCFAYESQLDQLARQLGVDPVEIRRRNAMTTGDPLPTGQAVTCPAPVEALLDALDASPLPALPLDDPEADWLLPGGPGGAGDPTAVRRGIGYAVGMVHMLGAEGEDEVATATVRVSGDHATVICAAVDSGQGFATLARQIVQSVLGVSEVYIAPVDSDQSAAGPAARSRHTWVSGGAVERAALMVRHQMLQPIAADFGMSVELLTITDGKITSYDGVLGMPVSEALEGRELWATAQCRPHPTEPLDPETGQGDAFVSIAFCAMRAVVDVDIELGAVRVVDVTVAQDVGRALNPRQIEDRIEGAVAQGVGLALLENLRTEGGVPVNASLTGYRLPTALDTPDVRIAVLLEERDVVAPFGAKAVSAVPAVVAPAAVAAAVRAATGLPVGRLPILPEDATVPA, encoded by the coding sequence ATGACCTCCGCCACCGAGCTCCCGGCGGCCGCCCCCGCGGACCACGAGACCGGCACCACCGGCCTCGGCACCTCCCCGCTGCGCACCGACGCCCTCCCCAAGGCCCTCGGCATCTACCCCTACGCCGCCGACCTGTGGGCCGAGGGGCTGCTCTGGGGCGCCGTGCTGCGCTCCCCGCACCCGCACGCCCGGATCGTCTCGGTGGACACCGCCCCCGCGCTCGCCGTCCCCGGCGTGCACGCCGTGGTCACCGCCGCCGACCTCCCCGGCGGACCCGACAGCGCCCCGGACGGCACCCCCGACGGACCGCTCGCCGCCGACCGCCCCGTGCTCGCCGCCGGCGTCGTGCGCCACCACGGCGAAGCCGTCGCCGCCGTCGCCGCCGACCACCCCGACACCGCCCGGCTGGCCGCCGCCGCGATCCTGGTCGAGTACGAGGTGCTGGAACCCGTCACCGACCCCGAGGCCGCCTTCCACGCCGCCCCGCTGCACCCCGGCGGCAACCTGTTCCGGCACCTGCCGCTGCGCACCGGCGACCCCGACGCGGTCGGCGAGATCGTCGTCGAGGGCCTCTACCAGGTCGGCCGGCAGGACCCGGCCCCGATCGGCGCCGAGGCCGGACTCGCCGTGCCCCGCCCCGACGGCGGCGTCGAACTGCACCTGTCCTCCACCGACCCGCACGGCGACCGCGACCGCACCGCCGCCTGCCTCGGCCTCGACCCCGACCGGGTCCGCCTGGTCGTCACCGGCGTCCCCGGCGCCACCGGCGACCGCGAGGACCTCTCCTTCCAGGTCACCCTCGCGCTGCTCGCGCTGCGCACCGGACGGCCGGTCAAGATGGCCCTCACCCGCGCCGAGTCCTTCCAGGCCCACAACACCCGGCACCCCGCCCTGCTGCGCTACCGCCACCACGCCGACGCCGAGGGCAGGCTGGTCAAGGTCGAGGCGCAGATCCTGCTCGACGGCGGCGCCTACGCCGACGTCTCCGCCGAGGCGCTGGCCGCCGCCGTCGCCTTCTCGGTCGGCCCCTACACCTGCCCCAACGTCTTCGTCGACGCCTGGGCGGTGCGCACCAACAACCCCCCGGCCGGCCGGATGCGCGGCGAGGGCGCCCTGCAGACCTGCTTCGCCTACGAGTCGCAGCTCGACCAGCTCGCCCGGCAGCTCGGCGTCGACCCGGTGGAGATCCGCCGCCGCAACGCCATGACCACCGGCGACCCGCTGCCCACCGGACAGGCCGTCACCTGCCCCGCCCCCGTCGAGGCCCTGCTCGACGCGCTCGACGCCTCCCCGCTGCCCGCCCTCCCGCTCGACGACCCGGAGGCCGACTGGCTGCTGCCCGGCGGCCCCGGCGGCGCGGGCGACCCCACCGCGGTGCGGCGCGGCATCGGCTACGCGGTGGGCATGGTGCACATGCTCGGCGCCGAGGGCGAGGACGAGGTCGCCACCGCGACCGTCCGGGTCTCCGGCGACCACGCCACCGTGATCTGCGCGGCCGTCGACTCCGGCCAGGGCTTCGCCACCCTGGCCCGGCAGATCGTCCAGTCCGTGCTCGGCGTCAGCGAGGTGTACATCGCGCCCGTCGACTCCGACCAGTCCGCGGCCGGACCCGCCGCCCGCAGCCGGCACACCTGGGTCTCCGGCGGCGCCGTCGAGCGGGCCGCGCTGATGGTCCGCCACCAGATGCTGCAGCCGATCGCCGCCGACTTCGGCATGTCCGTCGAACTGCTCACCATCACCGACGGGAAGATCACCAGTTACGACGGCGTGCTCGGCATGCCGGTCAGCGAGGCCCTGGAGGGCCGCGAGCTCTGGGCCACCGCCCAGTGCCGCCCGCACCCCACCGAGCCGCTCGACCCCGAGACCGGGCAGGGCGACGCCTTCGTCTCCATCGCGTTCTGCGCGATGCGCGCCGTCGTCGACGTCGACATCGAACTCGGCGCCGTCCGGGTCGTCGACGTCACCGTCGCCCAGGACGTCGGCCGGGCCCTCAACCCCCGGCAGATCGAGGACCGGATCGAGGGCGCCGTCGCCCAGGGCGTCGGACTCGCCCTGCTGGAGAACCTGCGCACCGAGGGCGGCGTCCCCGTCAACGCCTCGCTCACCGGCTACCGGCTCCCCACCGCGCTCGACACCCCCGACGTCCGGATCGCCGTTCTGCTGGAGGAACGCGACGTGGTCGCCCCGTTCGGTGCCAAGGCCGTCAGCGCGGTGCCCGCCGTGGTCGCGCCCGCCGCGGTCGCCGCCGCGGTCCGCGCCGCGACCGGGCTGCCGGTCGGACGGCTGCCGATCCTGCCGGAGGACGCCACGGTGCCGGCCTGA
- a CDS encoding (2Fe-2S)-binding protein, translating into MTDELLNHPGALTGDVRPTASYALRVNGVERPVTDAWIGESLLYVLRERLGLAGAKDGCEQGECGACSIQVDGQLVNGCLVPAALAADSEINTVEGLPGAGGASDVQQALADSGAVQCGYCTPGLAMAVHDLLQRNHRPGEVEARQALCGNLCRCTGYRGALAAVQAVADAREAALEAELEAAERAAAAGPAAEHAPPAAAEPPHPDPGGELPLYADSELWHEADQLVPPQPPTAQDDDTLRAGGYAYPPTPPHGTAVPGAWTGPDAFAAPDAFAAPDAFAAAGTDPFGTTTYHDAGPYDGTVYATDGYGTPYPGHDATPAHGIRLPEDENA; encoded by the coding sequence GTGACGGACGAACTGCTGAACCACCCCGGGGCGCTCACCGGCGACGTGCGCCCCACCGCCTCGTACGCGCTGCGCGTCAACGGCGTCGAACGGCCCGTCACCGACGCCTGGATCGGCGAGAGCCTGCTGTACGTACTGCGGGAGCGGCTCGGCCTGGCCGGCGCCAAGGACGGCTGCGAACAGGGCGAGTGCGGGGCCTGCTCGATCCAGGTCGACGGCCAGCTGGTCAACGGCTGCCTGGTGCCCGCCGCGCTCGCCGCCGACAGCGAGATCAACACCGTCGAGGGCCTGCCCGGCGCGGGCGGCGCCAGCGACGTCCAGCAGGCGCTCGCCGACTCCGGCGCCGTCCAGTGCGGCTACTGCACCCCCGGCCTCGCCATGGCCGTCCACGACCTGCTGCAGCGCAACCACCGCCCCGGCGAGGTCGAGGCCCGCCAGGCGCTCTGCGGCAACCTGTGCCGCTGCACCGGCTACCGCGGCGCGCTCGCCGCCGTCCAGGCCGTCGCCGACGCCCGCGAAGCCGCCCTGGAAGCCGAGCTCGAAGCCGCCGAACGGGCCGCCGCCGCAGGCCCGGCCGCCGAGCACGCGCCCCCGGCCGCCGCCGAACCGCCGCACCCCGACCCGGGCGGCGAACTCCCGCTGTACGCCGACTCCGAGCTCTGGCACGAGGCCGACCAGCTGGTCCCGCCGCAGCCCCCCACCGCGCAGGACGACGACACCCTGCGGGCCGGCGGCTACGCCTACCCGCCCACCCCGCCGCACGGCACCGCCGTCCCGGGCGCCTGGACCGGCCCCGACGCCTTCGCGGCCCCCGACGCCTTCGCGGCCCCCGACGCCTTCGCCGCGGCCGGCACCGACCCGTTCGGCACCACCACGTACCACGACGCGGGCCCCTACGACGGCACCGTCTACGCCACCGACGGCTACGGCACCCCGTACCCCGGCCACGACGCCACCCCGGCCCACGGCATCCGCCTCCCCGAGGACGAGAACGCATGA